One genomic window of Anaplasma centrale str. Israel includes the following:
- a CDS encoding lipoprotein-releasing ABC transporter permease subunit, protein MSLEWLLARRYLQSNGGRFLFSTATALSILGICIGVATLISVTSVMNGFSAKLLSSILGMNGHVTVHCNCPDYPDVIAGISIMPGVVSATPVVEGQAMLKYGRNIMGAVVRGMRMRDVRHKLRGHIVVGDVDMLEEGIVLGFRLAESIGADYGDEITVISPETSSTIFGAAPRTQTYRVTGIFDVGVYEYDSAFAYIPLRDSQLLFGYMDRVRYVEVFLRDVTQSSEALAAIARRTGLRVEDWKVQQGQYFRALELERDAMFFILALIVIVAAFNIISGISVLVRDKRGAIAIMRTMGVSRYAVMRIFCMCGAFIGMLGTGLGCVLGVAFSANIESINSFVSSFGRGTLFESIAYCLDGISPEMMFEDIAKVVALSLGASLLAAVPPAIVAARQNPVDILRYE, encoded by the coding sequence ATGAGCTTGGAATGGCTGTTGGCCAGAAGGTATTTACAGTCTAATGGGGGGCGGTTTCTCTTTTCTACGGCGACGGCTCTTTCAATTTTGGGTATTTGTATAGGAGTTGCCACGCTCATATCGGTGACATCAGTGATGAATGGCTTTTCTGCGAAGCTACTGTCCAGCATTTTGGGTATGAATGGCCATGTAACAGTCCATTGCAACTGCCCAGATTATCCCGACGTAATTGCCGGGATTAGCATTATGCCTGGCGTGGTTTCTGCTACACCGGTTGTTGAAGGGCAAGCCATGCTAAAATATGGACGCAACATTATGGGTGCAGTGGTGCGTGGTATGCGCATGCGTGATGTGCGCCACAAGTTACGAGGACACATTGTAGTGGGTGACGTGGATATGCTTGAGGAGGGGATAGTCCTAGGTTTTAGACTTGCGGAAAGCATTGGTGCCGATTACGGTGATGAAATCACTGTAATTTCCCCGGAAACTTCCTCGACGATTTTTGGTGCAGCGCCACGCACGCAAACGTACAGGGTGACTGGCATTTTCGATGTAGGAGTGTATGAGTATGACAGCGCTTTTGCATACATACCGCTACGGGATTCCCAATTGCTTTTTGGGTACATGGATCGGGTACGGTACGTAGAGGTATTTCTCAGGGATGTGACACAATCCTCTGAAGCCCTAGCTGCAATAGCAAGGCGAACTGGCCTCAGGGTAGAAGATTGGAAAGTTCAGCAGGGACAGTACTTTCGTGCTCTGGAATTGGAGCGTGATGCCATGTTTTTCATCTTGGCACTGATTGTCATAGTTGCGGCCTTTAACATAATCTCTGGGATCTCCGTGCTCGTGCGCGACAAAAGGGGCGCGATTGCCATAATGCGCACCATGGGTGTGAGCAGATATGCAGTGATGCGTATATTCTGTATGTGCGGTGCTTTTATAGGTATGTTGGGTACCGGTCTTGGGTGCGTTTTAGGGGTTGCCTTCTCCGCAAACATAGAAAGTATAAATAGCTTTGTTAGCTCTTTTGGGCGCGGAACACTTTTTGAGTCAATAGCATACTGTCTGGATGGGATATCACCGGAGATGATGTTTGAGGATATCGCAAAAGTTGTTGCGCTGTCTCTTGGTGCCTCCCTATTGGCTGCTGTGCCTCCAGCTATTGTGGCCGCACGCCAAAACCCAGTTGATATTCTTAGGTATGAGTGA
- the gshA gene encoding glutamate--cysteine ligase, translating to MTCVKMLEDVLERRAAAVEEWFADRFSRYPEVLSTSVDVRSSGYKVAPVDVNFFPAGYNNFGVGARQRAKSAFLEHLSQYLGAKVLLVVESHTRNRKYVDSVMVLRDMLGDLGFQLEVGACGITGDISVMSSTGAVLDVRALVNRGGEVSTTSGFVPDLIMLNNDLTSGVPSVLDGVLAQRMIPPLHLGWFNRSKSRHLSIYSRVAEKFCAEFGLDKWGVCALFAHCQDVDFVSKEGIDDVASGVEDLISKIGEKFRLYGLDCTPYVFIKADNGTYGMGIVEVYSGEDVLNMNKKNRNKMRRIKENNPVKNVVLQEGVPTSEVFDNHAAEPLLYCVGAEPVCYLCRYNSTRSRFENLNAPGCEFADVEDGIAEKKKRVWRAVSKLAILAAAIEVEEIGGLHPHSGG from the coding sequence TTGACATGTGTCAAGATGCTTGAGGACGTGCTTGAGCGTCGTGCAGCGGCGGTAGAGGAATGGTTTGCCGACCGGTTTTCCAGGTACCCCGAAGTCCTGAGCACCTCCGTGGATGTGCGCAGCTCAGGGTACAAGGTAGCCCCGGTTGACGTCAACTTCTTCCCTGCGGGGTACAACAACTTCGGCGTAGGCGCAAGACAAAGAGCGAAGTCGGCTTTCTTGGAGCATCTATCTCAGTATCTTGGGGCGAAGGTGCTGCTGGTTGTTGAGAGCCACACTAGGAACAGGAAATACGTTGACAGTGTCATGGTGCTTAGAGATATGCTGGGCGACTTAGGGTTTCAGCTTGAAGTAGGCGCCTGCGGCATCACTGGAGATATAAGTGTTATGTCTTCCACAGGTGCCGTGCTTGACGTTAGGGCTCTAGTAAACCGCGGGGGAGAGGTGAGTACAACATCTGGTTTTGTGCCCGATCTTATCATGCTCAATAATGATCTTACAAGCGGTGTTCCAAGCGTACTTGATGGCGTCCTAGCGCAGCGCATGATACCTCCACTACATCTTGGCTGGTTTAACAGGAGTAAATCCCGGCACCTTAGTATATACAGTAGGGTGGCAGAAAAGTTTTGTGCAGAGTTTGGACTCGATAAATGGGGGGTCTGTGCGCTCTTCGCGCACTGTCAGGATGTGGATTTTGTGAGTAAGGAAGGCATTGATGACGTTGCCAGTGGCGTTGAAGACTTGATATCAAAAATCGGGGAAAAGTTTCGCCTTTATGGGTTGGATTGCACCCCGTACGTCTTCATAAAGGCTGATAACGGAACCTATGGCATGGGCATCGTGGAAGTGTACAGCGGAGAGGATGTGTTGAACATGAACAAAAAAAATCGCAACAAAATGCGCAGGATCAAAGAAAACAACCCAGTGAAAAACGTGGTATTGCAGGAAGGCGTGCCTACTAGCGAAGTATTTGACAACCACGCGGCAGAACCGCTGTTGTATTGTGTGGGGGCGGAACCTGTATGCTACCTATGCAGATATAACTCTACCAGGAGCAGGTTCGAGAACCTGAATGCCCCGGGGTGCGAGTTTGCCGACGTAGAGGATGGTATTGCGGAGAAGAAAAAGCGCGTTTGGCGCGCAGTCAGCAAACTTGCAATTTTGGCTGCGGCTATAGAGGTGGAAGAGATAGGCGGCCTCCACCCGCACAGCGGAGGCTAG
- a CDS encoding citrate synthase, translated as MVEKAILECGDCRIDLPVMCGSDGVLAVDVTSLYKDTKILTYDPGFVSTAACKSEITFIDGDKGVLRYRGHDIADLAVADGGFCSVAYLLLHGTIPKERELADFIAAVGRECHTPAQVVDVIQSLPRDAHPMAILIASFAALAARYHGANSLDPLRSAIVAISQVPGIVATIYRHTAGLPLTKADPHLGYVQNFVGMMFGDLHEVRRGIICRALEAIFIMHADHEQNASTATVRATGSAGANLFACLSAGAATLWGPAHGGANEAVVKMLEEIGNPARVGDFLEKVKDKESGVRLMGFGHRVYKNYDPRARVIRDICRETLNGLGASDPLLDVAVALEKAALEDEYFVKRSLYPNVDFYSGIVLKAIGVPVNMFTAFFALARTTGWSAQWYEMVTQQHGGHKICRPRQLYTGKMSAE; from the coding sequence ATGGTAGAGAAGGCGATTTTAGAGTGTGGGGATTGCAGGATAGACCTACCTGTTATGTGCGGAAGTGATGGGGTGCTTGCTGTTGATGTGACGAGCCTCTACAAAGACACCAAAATTCTCACTTACGACCCCGGGTTTGTGTCTACTGCTGCGTGCAAGTCCGAGATAACGTTTATAGATGGCGACAAGGGCGTACTGCGCTACCGGGGGCACGATATTGCAGACCTCGCCGTGGCAGATGGCGGGTTTTGCAGCGTTGCTTACCTCCTTTTACACGGGACTATACCCAAGGAGCGTGAGCTTGCTGACTTCATTGCTGCTGTGGGTCGGGAATGCCATACACCTGCGCAAGTTGTGGACGTGATTCAGTCATTACCGCGCGATGCCCACCCTATGGCCATACTTATTGCGAGTTTTGCCGCGCTTGCTGCGCGCTATCATGGCGCTAACTCCCTAGATCCGCTGCGCAGTGCTATTGTGGCAATATCTCAGGTGCCAGGGATTGTTGCTACCATCTACAGACATACTGCTGGCCTTCCTCTTACAAAGGCAGATCCCCACCTGGGATATGTACAGAACTTCGTGGGTATGATGTTTGGTGACCTACATGAAGTGCGGCGAGGTATCATCTGCAGGGCGCTGGAAGCGATCTTCATAATGCATGCAGACCACGAACAGAATGCTTCTACCGCTACGGTGAGGGCAACCGGCTCTGCCGGAGCTAATCTGTTTGCATGCTTGAGTGCTGGTGCAGCAACCTTATGGGGCCCAGCCCATGGGGGAGCGAACGAGGCAGTGGTGAAAATGCTTGAGGAGATTGGCAACCCCGCACGAGTTGGTGATTTTCTTGAAAAAGTCAAAGATAAGGAAAGTGGAGTGAGGCTTATGGGTTTTGGACATAGGGTCTATAAGAACTATGATCCGAGGGCCCGCGTAATTCGGGACATATGCAGGGAAACGTTGAATGGGTTGGGTGCGAGTGACCCATTGCTGGATGTGGCAGTTGCATTGGAAAAAGCGGCTCTGGAAGACGAATATTTCGTCAAGCGCTCTCTTTACCCGAACGTTGATTTCTATTCTGGTATTGTTCTCAAAGCAATAGGAGTTCCGGTGAACATGTTTACCGCATTTTTCGCTCTTGCTAGGACCACAGGATGGTCTGCTCAATGGTATGAAATGGTTACCCAGCAACATGGGGGTCATAAAATATGTCGTCCGCGCCAGCTTTATACGGGCAAGATGAGCGCAGAGTGA
- the holA gene encoding DNA polymerase III subunit delta, whose translation MKVTPSKLRDFFDSPELYGSVLLHGSDYGRMSMYTQKILDRINRNSEFVIHKMEFLKANRDPEQLLVSLMTVPMFSKKSLILLTDAKDTLSADLRAAIEGMNMQHCYMIIQARELSGTSTLKGYYSSHKKFAAVGCYKEEDVSFIVADFLAKHGISYRHSTFKLLCTKLKNGSACLQPELEKLLLYLGEQKSLAAEDVQKSLSTDVDPVLDDLCVAITDGNLGDALKHVDTLMQNRLSPILVIRSSLKYFMQLEYLLRTTQSQASIDSALKALQPPVFFRLIPKLKRSAESVSYRTVQVILRRLLEAEIQCKLSDTSQEVVFKYLMCSLTAFVKRAKSKPPQYGYRSYSS comes from the coding sequence GTGAAGGTTACCCCATCAAAACTGAGAGATTTTTTCGATAGCCCAGAGCTTTACGGGAGCGTGCTGCTCCATGGGAGCGATTACGGCAGGATGAGTATGTATACGCAGAAGATCCTGGATCGCATCAACCGCAACAGTGAATTTGTCATACACAAAATGGAGTTCCTTAAGGCAAACCGGGACCCGGAGCAGCTGCTAGTAAGTTTAATGACCGTCCCGATGTTCAGTAAAAAATCCTTGATCCTCCTTACCGATGCGAAGGATACGTTATCCGCCGATCTGAGAGCTGCTATAGAAGGCATGAATATGCAGCACTGTTACATGATAATTCAAGCCCGCGAGCTTTCAGGAACTTCTACGCTTAAGGGTTACTATAGCAGCCACAAAAAATTCGCTGCAGTGGGTTGCTACAAAGAAGAAGATGTGAGCTTCATAGTGGCTGATTTTCTCGCAAAGCACGGTATATCCTACAGGCATAGCACATTCAAGCTGCTCTGCACCAAGCTGAAGAATGGCTCCGCCTGTCTGCAACCTGAGCTGGAAAAGTTGTTGCTGTATTTGGGTGAACAAAAATCTCTTGCGGCAGAAGACGTGCAAAAAAGCCTGTCTACTGATGTAGACCCTGTGCTGGATGACCTTTGCGTAGCAATCACAGATGGTAATTTGGGGGATGCTTTAAAACACGTGGATACCCTTATGCAGAATAGGCTTTCCCCAATATTAGTGATACGGTCCAGTCTGAAGTACTTCATGCAACTTGAATATCTACTAAGAACAACCCAGAGCCAAGCGAGTATTGACAGCGCCCTGAAAGCGTTGCAGCCTCCGGTATTTTTCAGGCTAATCCCTAAACTCAAGAGGAGTGCTGAGTCCGTCTCATACAGAACAGTGCAGGTAATATTGCGGAGATTGTTAGAAGCGGAAATACAGTGCAAACTTTCTGACACGTCACAGGAGGTGGTTTTCAAATATCTGATGTGCTCCCTGACTGCGTTTGTGAAACGTGCTAAGAGCAAGCCGCCGCAGTATGGGTACCGCAGTTACAGCAGCTAG